A single window of Nocardioides kongjuensis DNA harbors:
- a CDS encoding TetR/AcrR family transcriptional regulator has protein sequence MTTTRVPQEERTRAMRQRLMDATVELLVEKGFGGTTTTLVSERAGVSRGAQLHHFPTKNDLVVAAVGHLTAIRGSDLEAAAAKLPAGRGRTEAVMQMLGDHFASPVFTAALELWVAARTDPGLHEAVAPLEQHVGRETHRLTVELLGVDEAQPGVRELVQATLDLVRGLGLANTLGDDARRRRRILTEWARTLDAALHPADPQGEDG, from the coding sequence GTGACCACGACCCGCGTCCCGCAGGAGGAGCGCACCCGCGCCATGCGGCAGCGGTTGATGGACGCGACGGTGGAGCTGCTGGTCGAGAAGGGCTTCGGCGGTACGACGACCACCCTGGTCTCCGAGCGCGCGGGTGTCAGCCGCGGCGCGCAGCTGCACCACTTCCCGACCAAGAACGACCTGGTCGTCGCGGCCGTCGGTCACCTCACCGCGATCCGCGGCTCCGACCTCGAGGCCGCCGCGGCAAAGCTGCCGGCCGGACGCGGGCGCACCGAGGCGGTCATGCAGATGCTCGGCGACCACTTCGCCTCGCCGGTCTTCACCGCGGCGCTCGAGCTGTGGGTCGCGGCGCGCACCGACCCGGGCCTGCACGAGGCGGTCGCACCGCTGGAGCAGCACGTCGGCCGCGAGACCCACCGGCTGACGGTCGAGCTGCTCGGCGTCGACGAGGCGCAGCCCGGCGTCCGCGAGCTGGTGCAGGCGACGCTCGACCTGGTGCGCGGCCTCGGCCTCGCCAACACGCTCGGCGACGACGCCCGTCGTCGCCGCCGGATCCTCACCGAGTGGGCGCGCACGCTGGACGCCGCGCTGCACCCGGCCGACCCCCAGGGAGAAGACGGATGA
- a CDS encoding TIGR03084 family metal-binding protein, whose product MSVLDDVIADLSAEGDQLRTTVAALDADAWRTPTPAEGWDVATTIAHLLWTDEVAVLAAGALSEEGKQAWDAVVLTAIEDPTGFVDAEAMRIGALAPEELLARWDAARPALVAALQAYPDGLKMPWFGPPMAPTSMATARFMETWAHALDVYDAIGVRPEVTDRIRHVAHIGVRTRNFSYANNGLEAPAEEFRVELTAPSGELWTWGPQDAPQIVTGSAYDFCQLVTQRVHRDDTDLKAVGDDAEKWLTIAQAFAGPAGGGRDPR is encoded by the coding sequence ATGAGTGTCCTCGACGACGTGATCGCCGACCTGAGTGCCGAGGGCGACCAGCTCCGCACGACGGTCGCCGCCCTCGACGCCGACGCCTGGCGTACGCCGACCCCGGCCGAGGGCTGGGACGTCGCCACCACGATCGCCCACCTGCTGTGGACCGACGAGGTCGCGGTGCTGGCGGCCGGCGCGCTGAGCGAGGAGGGCAAGCAGGCGTGGGACGCCGTGGTGCTCACCGCCATCGAGGACCCGACCGGGTTCGTCGACGCGGAGGCGATGCGCATCGGCGCGCTCGCCCCCGAGGAGCTGCTGGCCCGCTGGGACGCCGCCCGGCCCGCCCTCGTCGCCGCGCTGCAGGCCTACCCCGACGGCCTCAAGATGCCGTGGTTCGGGCCGCCGATGGCGCCGACCTCGATGGCGACCGCGCGGTTCATGGAGACCTGGGCCCACGCCCTCGACGTGTACGACGCGATCGGGGTGCGTCCCGAGGTCACCGACCGGATCCGCCACGTCGCCCACATCGGCGTGCGCACCCGCAACTTCTCCTACGCCAACAACGGTCTCGAGGCGCCGGCCGAGGAGTTCCGGGTCGAGCTGACGGCGCCGAGCGGCGAGCTGTGGACCTGGGGACCGCAGGACGCACCCCAGATCGTCACCGGCTCGGCGTACGACTTCTGCCAGCTGGTCACCCAGCGGGTGCACCGTGACGACACCGACCTGAAGGCCGTCGGCGACGACGCCGAGAAGTGGCTCACCATCGCGCAGGCGTTCGCCGGCCCGGCCGGCGGCGGAAGGGACCCCCGATGA
- a CDS encoding acyclic terpene utilization AtuA family protein: MTTPLRIANCSGFYGDRLSALREQLEGGEVDVVTGDYLAELTMLILGMDTLRDAELGYARTFLTQLEDTLGLALDKGVKIVSNAGGLNPAGLARKIEELGTGAKVAYVEGDDLRAAGLFDGALTANAYLGAFGIASALARGADIVVTGRVTDASVVVGPAIAHHGWTPGDHDALAGAVVAGHVIECGTQATGGNFSGFVDLFKAGAPMDRPLGFPIAEVAADGSSVITKHDGTGGAVTVDTVTAQLLYEIQTTRYLNPDVTTHLDSIRLRQQGPDRVEISGVTGSAPAERLKVAVNRLGGYRNQLEFVLTGLDVDAKAEWLRSQLDPQLSVADVTWTQTPARTGDADTEEGASVILRCIGKDPDAGPLGKPFTGPAVELALASYPGFTMTTPPQKPSPFGIYTPEYVDRAQVQHTVVHHDGSREVIADPTTFADPAELDPELGKRPSPYPAPADTITRRMPLGTFVHARSGDKGGNANLGLWVKNDGSPKYEARVQWLAKIVKDRKIRELVPEARDLDVDVYVLPNLGAVNVVIHGLLGDGVAASTRFDPQAKGLGEWVRSRIVHIQEDLV, translated from the coding sequence ATGACCACACCCCTGAGGATCGCCAACTGCTCCGGCTTCTACGGCGACCGCCTCTCCGCCCTGAGGGAGCAGCTCGAGGGAGGTGAGGTCGACGTCGTCACCGGCGACTACCTCGCCGAGCTGACCATGCTGATCCTCGGCATGGACACGCTGCGCGACGCCGAGCTCGGGTACGCCCGCACCTTCCTCACGCAGCTCGAGGACACCCTCGGCCTCGCCCTCGACAAGGGCGTCAAGATCGTCAGCAACGCCGGCGGCCTCAACCCGGCCGGTCTCGCCCGGAAGATCGAGGAGCTCGGCACGGGCGCCAAGGTCGCCTACGTCGAGGGCGACGACCTGCGCGCGGCAGGGCTGTTCGACGGGGCGCTGACCGCCAACGCCTACCTCGGCGCGTTCGGCATCGCCTCCGCCCTGGCCCGTGGCGCCGACATCGTCGTCACCGGGCGCGTGACCGACGCCAGTGTCGTCGTCGGTCCCGCGATCGCCCACCACGGCTGGACCCCCGGTGACCACGACGCACTGGCCGGTGCGGTCGTCGCGGGCCACGTCATCGAGTGCGGCACCCAGGCCACCGGCGGCAACTTCTCCGGCTTCGTCGACCTGTTCAAGGCCGGCGCCCCCATGGACAGGCCCCTCGGGTTCCCGATCGCCGAGGTCGCCGCCGACGGCAGCAGCGTGATCACCAAGCACGACGGCACCGGCGGCGCGGTCACCGTCGACACCGTCACCGCGCAGCTGCTCTACGAGATCCAGACGACCCGCTACCTCAACCCCGACGTGACCACGCACCTCGACTCGATCCGGCTGCGCCAGCAGGGCCCCGACCGGGTCGAGATCAGCGGTGTCACCGGCTCCGCGCCCGCGGAGAGGCTCAAGGTCGCGGTCAACCGCCTCGGCGGCTACCGCAACCAGCTCGAGTTCGTGCTCACCGGCCTCGACGTCGACGCGAAGGCCGAGTGGCTGCGCAGCCAGCTCGACCCGCAGCTGAGCGTCGCCGACGTGACGTGGACCCAGACGCCCGCACGCACGGGCGACGCGGACACCGAGGAGGGCGCCTCGGTCATCTTGCGGTGCATCGGCAAGGACCCCGACGCGGGCCCGCTCGGCAAGCCGTTCACCGGTCCCGCGGTCGAGCTCGCGCTCGCCAGCTACCCCGGCTTCACGATGACCACGCCGCCGCAGAAGCCCAGTCCGTTCGGCATCTACACCCCGGAGTACGTCGACCGGGCCCAGGTGCAGCACACCGTGGTCCACCACGACGGCAGCCGCGAGGTGATCGCAGACCCGACCACCTTCGCCGACCCCGCTGAGCTCGACCCGGAGCTCGGCAAGCGGCCCTCGCCGTACCCCGCACCGGCCGACACCATCACCCGCCGGATGCCGCTCGGAACCTTCGTGCACGCCCGCTCCGGCGACAAGGGCGGCAACGCGAACCTCGGCCTGTGGGTGAAGAACGACGGCTCGCCGAAGTACGAGGCCCGCGTCCAGTGGCTGGCGAAGATCGTCAAGGACCGCAAGATCCGCGAGCTGGTGCCCGAGGCCCGCGACCTCGACGTCGACGTCTACGTGCTGCCCAACCTGGGCGCGGTCAACGTCGTCATCCACGGCCTGCTCGGCGACGGCGTCGCCGCCTCCACCCGGTTCGACCCCCAGGCCAAGGGCCTGGGCGAGTGGGTCCGCAGCCGGATCGTCCACATCCAGGAGGACTTGGTGTGA
- a CDS encoding acyl-CoA dehydrogenase family protein: protein MRWSEERQALKDSASEFARREIMPSLQEWEDAGELPRSLTQAAAKAGLLAVGYPEAAGGEGGDLLDACALQEGLMEAGASGGLMASLFTHGISVPHMVENGSPYLIDRYVRPTLAGEMIGSLGITEPGGGSDVAGITTRAVRDGDHYVLNGAKTFITSAVRGDFVVTACRTGEAGHAGISLIVVDKGTPGFTVQRSLKKMGWHCSDTAELSYVDVRVPVENLVGSENQGFYYIAQQFVVERIFLALMGYGHAKRCLDLAAAYTRDRETFGKPLTKNQVVRAQLVEMHRQVEVARTYTLDVAARHVAGENVIAEACLAKQTAVDTAVAVSDIAVQLHGGTGYMHGTEVERHYRDARLLPIGGGATEVLTDLAARLLGYA, encoded by the coding sequence ATGAGATGGAGCGAGGAGCGCCAGGCGCTCAAGGACTCGGCGAGCGAGTTCGCACGCCGCGAGATCATGCCGAGCCTGCAGGAGTGGGAGGACGCGGGCGAGCTGCCGCGCAGCCTCACCCAGGCCGCGGCGAAGGCCGGCCTGCTCGCGGTCGGCTACCCCGAGGCGGCCGGCGGCGAGGGCGGGGACCTGCTCGACGCGTGCGCGCTGCAGGAGGGGCTGATGGAGGCCGGTGCGTCCGGCGGGCTGATGGCCTCGCTGTTCACGCACGGCATCTCGGTGCCGCACATGGTCGAGAACGGCTCGCCGTACCTCATCGACCGCTACGTCCGTCCCACCCTCGCCGGCGAGATGATCGGCAGCCTCGGCATCACCGAGCCCGGCGGCGGCTCCGACGTCGCGGGCATCACCACGCGGGCGGTGCGCGACGGGGACCACTACGTCCTCAACGGCGCGAAGACGTTCATCACCTCCGCGGTGCGTGGCGACTTCGTGGTGACCGCCTGCCGCACCGGCGAGGCCGGCCACGCCGGCATCTCGCTGATCGTCGTCGACAAGGGCACGCCCGGCTTCACCGTCCAGCGCAGCCTGAAGAAGATGGGCTGGCACTGCTCCGACACCGCCGAGCTGTCGTACGTCGACGTCCGGGTCCCGGTCGAGAACCTCGTCGGGAGCGAGAACCAGGGCTTCTACTACATCGCCCAGCAGTTCGTGGTGGAGCGGATCTTCCTCGCACTGATGGGCTACGGCCACGCGAAGCGCTGCCTCGACCTCGCCGCGGCCTACACCCGCGACCGCGAGACCTTCGGCAAGCCGCTCACCAAGAACCAGGTCGTGCGTGCCCAGCTGGTCGAGATGCACCGGCAGGTCGAGGTCGCGCGCACCTACACGCTCGACGTCGCGGCGCGCCACGTCGCCGGCGAGAACGTGATCGCCGAGGCCTGCCTGGCCAAGCAGACCGCTGTCGACACCGCGGTCGCGGTCTCCGACATCGCGGTCCAGCTGCACGGCGGAACCGGCTACATGCACGGCACCGAGGTCGAGCGGCACTACCGCGACGCCCGGCTGCTCCCGATCGGCGGCGGCGCGACCGAGGTCCTCACCGACCTGGCCGCGCGTCTGCTCGGCTACGCGTAG
- a CDS encoding SRPBCC family protein — protein MDLMKPLGGEVSVHMKATVDEVWALVSDVTRIGEFSPETFEAQWTHGATGPVVGARFRGHVRRNGVGPVYWTPCTVTKAVEPGTNAEGVFEFAVGLDANPLNTWGYRIQPENGGTRVTEYFRLTPAWYMRGYWLVLGRLRGKTNERGMRTTLERMKAVLEGVSES, from the coding sequence ATGGACCTGATGAAGCCGCTGGGCGGCGAGGTGAGCGTGCACATGAAGGCGACGGTCGACGAGGTGTGGGCGCTGGTCAGCGACGTCACCCGGATCGGCGAGTTCTCGCCGGAGACCTTCGAGGCGCAGTGGACCCACGGCGCCACCGGCCCGGTCGTCGGTGCCCGGTTCCGCGGTCACGTGAGGCGCAACGGCGTCGGCCCGGTCTACTGGACCCCCTGCACCGTCACGAAGGCCGTCGAGCCCGGCACCAACGCAGAGGGCGTCTTCGAGTTCGCCGTCGGGCTCGACGCCAACCCGCTCAACACGTGGGGCTACCGGATCCAGCCGGAGAACGGCGGAACCCGCGTCACCGAGTACTTCCGGCTCACGCCGGCCTGGTACATGCGCGGCTACTGGCTGGTCCTCGGCCGGCTGCGCGGCAAGACCAACGAGCGCGGCATGCGCACGACCCTGGAGAGGATGAAGGCGGTGCTTGAGGGAGTGAGCGAGTCATGA
- a CDS encoding acyl-CoA carboxylase subunit beta, whose translation MTTTEAPEQSRRTAMEAKIADLHSEQTKAVEAGGKYVARHRERGKLTARERIELLVDEGSAFLELMPLAGWGSDFAVGASLVTGIGVVEGVECLIVANDPTVKGGALNPWSLKKSFRAAEIAEKNFLPTINLTESGGADLPTQKEIFIPGGRGFRDLTRASARKQPTISVVFGNSTAGGAYVPGMSDYVIMVKEQAKVFLAGPPLVKMATGEESDDETLGGAEMHSRISGLSDALAVDEHDAIRLARRTVARLNWRKQGTPPTRDYAEPDLDPEDLLDLIPTDLKEPFDPREAILRIVDGTGPDNGQPFDEFKPLYGSALCVGWAKLHGHPIGILANARGVLMSEEAQKAAQFIQLANQKDTPLLFLHNTTGYMVGAEYEQGGIIKHGAMMINAVSNSKVPHLTVIMGASYGAGNYGMNGRAYDPRFLFTWPSAKSSVMGPAQLAGVLEIVARESAEKKGQPFDAEGFVAIKEMVETQIEEQSLPYVLSGMVYDDGVIDPRDTRTVLGICLSVIDNQPIEGAMNFGVFRM comes from the coding sequence ATGACGACCACCGAAGCGCCCGAGCAGTCCCGGCGCACGGCCATGGAGGCCAAGATCGCCGACCTGCACTCGGAGCAGACCAAGGCGGTCGAGGCCGGCGGCAAGTACGTCGCCCGGCACCGCGAGCGCGGCAAGCTCACCGCCCGCGAGCGGATCGAGCTGCTCGTCGACGAGGGCTCGGCCTTCCTCGAGCTGATGCCGCTGGCCGGCTGGGGCAGCGACTTCGCGGTCGGCGCCTCGCTGGTGACCGGCATCGGCGTCGTCGAGGGCGTCGAGTGCCTGATCGTCGCCAACGACCCGACGGTCAAGGGCGGTGCCCTCAACCCGTGGTCGCTGAAGAAGTCGTTCCGGGCGGCCGAGATCGCCGAGAAGAACTTCCTCCCGACGATCAACCTCACCGAGTCGGGCGGCGCGGACCTGCCGACCCAGAAGGAGATCTTCATCCCCGGCGGGCGCGGGTTCCGCGACCTGACCCGGGCCAGCGCCCGCAAGCAGCCGACGATCTCGGTGGTGTTCGGCAACTCGACCGCGGGCGGTGCCTACGTCCCCGGCATGAGCGACTACGTGATCATGGTCAAGGAGCAGGCCAAGGTGTTCCTGGCCGGCCCGCCGCTGGTGAAGATGGCGACCGGCGAGGAGTCCGACGACGAGACCCTGGGCGGTGCGGAGATGCACTCGCGGATCTCCGGCCTGTCCGACGCGCTGGCCGTCGACGAGCACGACGCGATCCGGCTCGCCCGGCGTACCGTCGCCCGGCTGAACTGGCGCAAGCAGGGCACGCCGCCGACGCGGGACTACGCCGAGCCCGACCTCGACCCCGAGGACCTGCTCGACCTGATCCCCACCGACCTCAAGGAGCCCTTCGACCCGCGCGAGGCGATCCTGCGCATCGTCGACGGGACCGGACCCGACAACGGACAGCCGTTCGACGAGTTCAAGCCGCTCTACGGCTCGGCGCTGTGCGTGGGCTGGGCCAAGCTGCACGGCCACCCGATCGGCATCCTCGCCAACGCCCGCGGCGTGCTGATGAGCGAGGAGGCGCAGAAGGCCGCGCAGTTCATCCAGCTGGCCAACCAGAAGGACACGCCGCTGCTGTTCCTGCACAACACCACCGGCTACATGGTCGGCGCGGAGTACGAGCAGGGCGGCATCATCAAGCACGGCGCGATGATGATCAACGCGGTCTCCAACTCGAAGGTGCCGCACCTGACGGTGATCATGGGCGCGTCGTACGGCGCCGGGAACTACGGCATGAACGGGCGCGCCTACGACCCGCGCTTCCTGTTCACCTGGCCCTCGGCGAAGTCGTCGGTGATGGGCCCGGCCCAGCTGGCGGGCGTCCTGGAGATCGTGGCCCGTGAGTCCGCGGAGAAGAAGGGCCAGCCCTTCGACGCCGAGGGCTTCGTCGCGATCAAGGAGATGGTCGAGACGCAGATCGAGGAGCAGTCGCTCCCGTACGTCCTGTCCGGGATGGTCTACGACGACGGCGTGATCGACCCGCGCGACACCCGGACGGTGCTGGGCATCTGCCTGTCCGTCATCGACAACCAGCCGATCGAGGGCGCCATGAACTTCGGCGTCTTCCGGATGTGA
- a CDS encoding acetyl/propionyl/methylcrotonyl-CoA carboxylase subunit alpha has product MTITRILVANRGEIARRVFRTARRLGIETVAVHSDADAGLPFVREADAAVRLPGNTPAETYLRGDLVIAAARKAGADAIHPGYGFLSENAAFARQVADAGLVWLGPDPASIDSMGSKIESKKLMDAAGVPVLGNLTVDTATEADLPLLVKASAGGGGRGMRVVRSLDELAGEVEKASAEAESAFGDGTVFVEPYVERGRHVEVQVVGDRAGNVEVFGTRDCSLQRRHQKVVEEAPAPGLSDAVRTAMHDAARAAAQAVDYVGAGTVEFLYDADTERFFFLEMNTRLQVEHPVSELIHGVDLVELQIAVAEGRPVPAVTEPVGHAIEVRLYAEDPAADYAPQTGRLLELEVDHDGTFALDGFGTRLDTGFETGDEVGTFYDAMLSKVIAWAPTREQAARSLARTLERARIHGLVTNRDQLVASLRHPAFLDPAGLATSFYGDHPETLAAAAADDLLPLVGAVALGEHRRTAAKVQSRIPAGFRNVDAGPRSTRFGLGAEEVEALWYGGRAGYRSAERDDVVVTSASPGEVVLEVDGVTRRYDVRVLDDAVLVDGPRGGATLRILPRFVDPSTQVAAGSLLAPMPGSVIAVRAAVGDVVQEGQPILVMEAMKMQHTIAAPYAGTVTELSATAGQQVEAGVVLAVVEPAGSQEETA; this is encoded by the coding sequence ATGACCATCACTCGAATCCTGGTCGCGAACCGCGGCGAGATCGCCCGCCGCGTCTTCCGCACCGCCCGCCGTCTCGGCATCGAGACGGTGGCCGTGCACTCCGACGCCGACGCGGGGCTGCCGTTCGTGCGCGAGGCGGACGCCGCCGTACGCCTGCCGGGGAACACCCCCGCCGAGACCTACCTGCGCGGCGACCTCGTCATCGCCGCCGCACGGAAGGCCGGCGCCGACGCGATCCACCCCGGCTACGGCTTCCTCTCCGAGAACGCCGCCTTCGCCCGGCAGGTCGCCGACGCCGGCCTGGTCTGGCTCGGTCCCGACCCGGCCTCGATCGACTCGATGGGTTCCAAGATCGAGTCCAAGAAGCTGATGGACGCAGCCGGCGTGCCGGTCCTCGGGAACCTCACCGTCGACACGGCGACCGAGGCGGACCTGCCGCTGCTGGTCAAGGCGTCCGCGGGCGGCGGCGGCCGCGGCATGCGGGTCGTGCGGTCGCTCGACGAGCTGGCCGGCGAGGTCGAGAAGGCGTCGGCCGAGGCCGAGTCCGCCTTCGGCGACGGCACCGTCTTCGTCGAGCCGTACGTCGAGCGCGGCCGCCACGTCGAGGTCCAGGTCGTGGGCGACCGCGCGGGCAACGTCGAGGTCTTCGGCACCCGCGACTGCTCGCTGCAGCGCCGGCACCAGAAGGTCGTCGAGGAGGCCCCCGCCCCCGGCCTCTCCGACGCGGTGCGCACCGCGATGCACGACGCCGCGCGGGCCGCGGCCCAAGCGGTCGACTACGTCGGCGCCGGCACCGTCGAGTTCCTCTACGACGCCGACACGGAGCGGTTCTTCTTCCTGGAGATGAACACCCGCCTCCAGGTCGAGCACCCCGTCTCCGAGCTGATCCACGGCGTCGACCTGGTCGAGCTGCAGATCGCCGTTGCCGAGGGCCGGCCGGTGCCGGCGGTCACCGAGCCCGTGGGCCACGCGATCGAGGTCCGCCTCTACGCCGAGGACCCGGCCGCGGACTACGCGCCGCAGACCGGGCGACTGCTCGAGCTCGAGGTCGACCACGACGGCACGTTCGCGCTCGACGGCTTCGGCACCCGCCTCGACACCGGGTTCGAGACCGGCGACGAGGTCGGCACCTTCTACGACGCGATGCTCTCGAAGGTGATCGCCTGGGCGCCGACCCGGGAGCAGGCCGCGCGCTCGCTCGCCCGCACCCTCGAGAGGGCCCGGATCCACGGCCTGGTCACCAACCGCGACCAGCTGGTCGCCTCGCTGCGCCACCCCGCCTTCCTCGACCCGGCCGGCCTGGCGACGTCGTTCTACGGGGACCACCCGGAGACCCTGGCCGCTGCCGCCGCCGACGACCTGCTGCCCCTCGTCGGCGCGGTCGCGCTGGGCGAGCACCGCCGTACCGCGGCCAAGGTGCAGTCGCGGATCCCGGCCGGCTTCCGCAACGTGGACGCCGGCCCGCGCTCGACCCGGTTCGGCCTGGGGGCCGAGGAGGTCGAGGCGCTCTGGTACGGCGGCCGCGCCGGCTACCGCAGCGCCGAGCGCGACGACGTCGTCGTCACGTCCGCCTCGCCCGGCGAGGTCGTCCTCGAGGTCGACGGGGTCACCCGGCGCTACGACGTCCGGGTCCTCGACGACGCGGTGCTCGTCGACGGGCCGCGCGGCGGCGCCACGCTCCGGATCCTCCCGCGCTTCGTCGACCCGTCCACGCAGGTGGCCGCGGGCTCGCTGCTCGCGCCGATGCCGGGCAGCGTGATCGCGGTCCGTGCGGCGGTCGGGGACGTCGTGCAGGAGGGCCAGCCCATCCTCGTGATGGAGGCCATGAAGATGCAGCACACCATCGCGGCGCCCTACGCGGGCACCGTCACCGAGCTGTCGGCGACCGCCGGTCAGCAGGTCGAGGCGGGCGTCGTGCTCGCCGTCGTCGAGCCCGCGGGCTCCCAGGAGGAAACGGCATGA
- a CDS encoding acyl-CoA dehydrogenase family protein yields MTQTMFTEPEERVALREAVKKLASKYGREYVEKQAREGGKMTEMWLEMGRNGFLGVNIAEEHGGGGGGMADLAAVLEESAAAGAPLLMMVVSPAICGSIISRCGTEEQKQRWLPGIADGSHLMAFGITEADAGSNSHQITTTATRDGDQWVIKGQKTFISGVDEAQSVLIVSRTEDARTGKLKPALFVVPTDAPGFTKQPIPMSWQAPEKQFTLFLDDVRVPADALVGDEDGGLWQLFAGLNPERIMGGAFSCGIARYALEKAVEYAKERSVWKDQPIGAHQGIAHPLAKVKIELEQARLLWQKAAALYDAGDDFTAGEYANMAKYAGGEVACNATDVAVHTHGGNGLTQEYGLGNMLVAARLGRIAPVSREMILNFVAMHSLGLPKSY; encoded by the coding sequence ATGACCCAGACCATGTTCACCGAGCCGGAGGAGCGCGTCGCGCTGCGCGAGGCGGTCAAGAAGCTGGCGAGCAAGTACGGCCGCGAGTACGTCGAGAAGCAGGCCCGTGAGGGCGGCAAGATGACCGAGATGTGGCTCGAGATGGGCCGCAACGGGTTCCTGGGCGTCAACATCGCCGAGGAGCACGGCGGCGGGGGCGGCGGCATGGCCGACCTGGCCGCGGTCCTCGAGGAGTCGGCCGCGGCCGGCGCCCCGCTGCTGATGATGGTCGTCTCGCCCGCGATCTGCGGCTCGATCATCAGCCGCTGCGGCACCGAGGAGCAGAAGCAGCGCTGGCTCCCCGGCATTGCCGACGGCTCGCACCTGATGGCCTTCGGCATCACCGAGGCCGACGCCGGCTCCAACTCCCACCAGATCACCACCACCGCCACCCGCGACGGCGACCAGTGGGTGATCAAGGGCCAGAAGACGTTCATCTCCGGCGTCGACGAGGCGCAGTCGGTGCTCATCGTGTCGCGCACCGAGGACGCCAGGACCGGCAAGCTCAAGCCGGCGCTGTTCGTCGTACCCACCGACGCCCCCGGGTTCACCAAGCAGCCGATCCCGATGTCGTGGCAGGCACCCGAGAAGCAGTTCACCCTCTTCCTCGACGACGTCCGAGTGCCGGCCGACGCGCTGGTCGGCGACGAGGACGGCGGCCTGTGGCAGCTCTTCGCCGGCCTCAACCCCGAGCGGATCATGGGCGGCGCCTTCTCGTGCGGCATCGCGCGCTACGCGCTGGAGAAGGCCGTCGAGTACGCCAAGGAGCGCTCGGTCTGGAAGGACCAGCCGATCGGCGCCCACCAGGGCATCGCCCACCCGCTCGCCAAGGTGAAGATCGAGCTCGAGCAGGCGCGCCTGCTCTGGCAGAAGGCCGCCGCCCTCTACGACGCCGGCGACGACTTCACGGCCGGCGAGTACGCCAACATGGCCAAGTACGCCGGCGGCGAGGTCGCCTGCAACGCCACCGACGTCGCGGTGCACACCCACGGCGGCAACGGCCTGACCCAGGAGTACGGCCTCGGCAACATGCTCGTCGCCGCCCGCCTGGGCCGGATCGCCCCCGTCAGCCGGGAGATGATCCTCAACTTCGTGGCCATGCACTCGCTGGGGCTGCCGAAGTCGTACTGA
- a CDS encoding PLD nuclease N-terminal domain-containing protein: MLRLLPPLLVLVLWVYCLVDVITAREDSVRNLAKTWWLLIVFFFPLAGSLAWFIAGRPVAVRPLTREQGAAPSYPEYERRGRFAAADPEKDEEFLRKVRERAEAQRRAHELKKREEQRREQEGPDPL; this comes from the coding sequence ATGCTGCGCCTGCTGCCGCCCCTCCTGGTCCTGGTCCTGTGGGTCTACTGCCTGGTCGACGTGATCACGGCGCGCGAGGACAGCGTGCGCAACCTCGCGAAGACCTGGTGGCTGCTCATCGTGTTCTTCTTCCCGCTCGCCGGGTCGCTCGCCTGGTTCATCGCCGGCCGCCCGGTTGCCGTCCGACCGCTGACCCGTGAGCAGGGCGCGGCACCGAGCTACCCGGAGTACGAGCGTCGCGGGCGCTTCGCCGCCGCCGACCCGGAGAAGGACGAGGAGTTCCTGCGCAAGGTGCGCGAGCGGGCCGAGGCCCAGCGCCGCGCCCACGAGCTCAAGAAGCGCGAGGAGCAGCGGCGCGAGCAGGAGGGCCCCGACCCGCTCTGA